The Dehalobacter sp. DCM sequence GAGAACAACATGAAGAACTTAAAGAAAACATCTGAACTGACCGGAGTCTTTCCTAACCATTTTTTATCGATGGCATTATATTCATTTTTAGAGATGCTTAAAAAACCACTGTCTATTGTGTTTAACAATTCGTGATTCCCTTTTAATACAGCCCTGTGTAATTCACCATAATATAATGAAGGTGCTTCTTTAAACCTATCCTGCATATCATTTTTATAAAGGAAAAACATAGCAGAGGGTCTATCCATCACGAAGGTAGTTATCTTCTGTGCTTTTGCAGCCTCAATGATGTCACGGTAATTTGTATATTCGATTAGTGTGTCTACACCTTTATCTACGAGAAAATCAACCGCATTATCTCCGGCCTTCACCCCAACATTAAATCCTTTTAACGATTCAGCATCGACTATTCCTGATATATTATTTTGGAAGAATATTGAGACCTCAATTTTAGTATATTGTTTGGTAAACGCAAAATATTTTGTTCGTTCTTTATTATAAAAAATGGTGTCGATGACATCGAACTCACCCTTTTTCATCTTCCTGAGTGCGCTTTCCCAATCCATACCATACAATTCAACGTGAATTCCGGTTTTTTTCTGCCAAAGCATCCACTGATCCACCAGGATCCCTTGCAGCTTTCCATTACTATCCTTATAGGAATAAGGAGGATAATCATCGTCCATAATGACCTTAATTATATCTTGAGAATCACCGTCAGTAGCATATGCCGGTGTATTTAGATACATGGCCATAATGATTATAATAAGACAACAACACAGCCATATCCGATGTACATAGGCTTTTTTCATATATCAACCGCCATTCTGCTGCTAAGATAGAAATTAATTATTATTAAATAAGATGTATTAACTTACCGCGATTTTTTGTAGGCAGCTTTCTTCTGATCAATAATTTCTTGTCCGCCTTTTCTCAAATAATCATTCAGCAATTCATCATAAGTATAATCAAAATCTTCTGATTGACAAATAATAAGCTTTGCAAGTCCATACAAGTACAGCTGGTCAAGGGACTCACGATATTTACCGGCTGCCTCTATGATTATATCAAATGCCGGATTCGAGTTGTAATCCCTAAACCCGTCTTGAACAGCTATTTTCATTTCTGTGACATTCCGCTCGCCATATTTTGGGTCTGCCGCTTCAATCTGCTTGTATATCAAATTGCCATTGATGTTATAAAAGCCATTCCACATGAGGCAGTAATCCGGACTATTATAACGGTCAATATCATTTGCGGCTTTTTGTTCAATGTTTACCGTCGGTATCCCATCCTTAAGCGTGTAATGCCTTCCAGGTTCTCCCCATTTCAGCAATTTAAGCCCTTCATTTGAAGACTGCCAATCCAAGAAGTCAATAGCTGCTTGAACTTGTTCGGGAGAGGACGTCTTGGGGATCATGACAAACCACCCTTGATGCGTATAAATCGATTTTAAATACTCACCATCTGCATTCATGAAACACTCCACCGGTTCCAGATCAGCGCCGGGAACTTTATCCTGCAGAGTGGCTAATGCATTGCCATAATTTGGGCTGTATAATGCTTGCGTATCAATGGTAAAAAAGCCTACGTTGCCATTTTTAATATCCTCGTAGAAATTCTCCTCATTGGTATAGGATGTTAATTTCTGGTCAATTAACCCTTCATGATACAATTTATTCAAATACCTTACCCCATCCTTAAACCCTGGTAAGGCAAGATAGGGAAGAGTTTGAATTTCTTCGTCAGATGCTTTGACAAACGACCAAAGTAAATGTTGTGCGCCAAAATGATTGTCCACATAATTTGTCATTCTCAAGCCAAAAGGGATTGTATTATTTCCTGGACCTCCCAGGTTGTTGTCTTTGAATGCCTTCATCACAGCATGCCATTGATCGATAGTTGTTGGCTTTTGCATTCCTACCTTTTTCAACCAGTCTGTTCGGATATACGATATATGTCTGTCAACGAGCGGACGATATGCGCCCGTGGCAAAATACTTTCCATTAATTAATAGGTCATCTTTATTTTTTTCCGTTAATTTTTTTAAATGTTTCGCATTATTCAAATAGTCCGTGATGTCGGTAAGATGTCCTTCACTTGCAAACTTCAAGTAAATATCCTTCGAATAAACAAATACAATATTCGGTGCTGTCCCTGATGCCATCATTTCAATCAGCTTATCCTCTTCCTCGGCTCGCGGAACAGCGACATAGTTGATAGTGACATTATTCGGTGTGCCCCATTCTTCTTGTATCAGGTTCGTCATATAATTGTTATCTGCTGTAACTGAGCTATTCGGGGCATTGTCCCGATCAAACACTTCTATTTTCAGAGTTACAGGCGCCTTTCTTTGTACCTGTGCTTGCATTATCTGTTTATTTTCATTTTTAGATAATAATAGGGAACCGATGACAATGGTAATAATAATTGCTGCTAATAAAAAAACGATTAATGAACGCCATCTTTTTCTCATTTTGTCTCCATAATCCCACCACAATCTTGGATATTACTTACAGCTCCCGCCAATTCCGCAAATAACTAAACAACTGCTTCCAATTACATGTCTCCATTAAAATATCGTATATAATCTCTTTTCGCTTTAGCATATCCTATCAGGTAATTTGTGTAAATTTTTTTGCTAGTCTACACATACTATTCATCAACATAAAAAATCAGGGAACAGACGTTTTAGTCTGTCCCCTTTAATCGGCTTGCGGAAAGTAAACCTTATGATGATCTCCAAAATCAACGTGTTAGAATATTTCTTTGCTGATTTTGTCTACCTCTTTACTAACAGCATCATATACTCCCGGGAAAGAACTAAAATTCAAGCCCTGGGTTAAATTAGGAATAAAGTATAATTTGCCACATTCCTTGCAAACCTTCTCAACTTCTCTTGCAACCAGTTCAGGTGTCCAACCCGGGAAATCAATGGGACCACTGTCCAGTTGTCCCATAAAGGAAATCCTGCCGCCGTATTGTTTGATCAACTCCGGGGTATTGTTGGTGGTCATAACGCCCTGCCAAATATCGATACCCATATCGATCATAAACGGAACAAGGCTCGCCGCATAAGAGTCGCTGTGATGGACAATCAATTCAACGCCATTTGCTTTATAGTAGCCATAGATCTTCTTGTAAGCAGGCAGGAGGAACTCTTCGAACATCTCTGGGGATATAAAAGTACTCTTTTGGCTGCCCCAGTCGTCATGATGGAAAAGACAATCCGGATGGATTTTTTCGATCATGACTTTTGCCCACTCCAGCTCATATTGGGTAAGTGCGTCAATAAACTCCCGCATCGCTTCCGGTTCCTCATACAAAGCCATTAAGGCATTTTCCACACCCATCAGGTGATGCGTCATTTCAAATATGCCGGGTATCTTTAACCCCGTTACATATTCTTCTCTACGGTCAACTGAATTCGCATGGGCAATTGCCGGGCCCCAGGCCTCATCGGAAGTCGGGACCACAGGAATTGTAAGGTATTTCTTCCATTCAGTGATATCCTTTATGACCGTATGTTCCGCATCATGCACAGGGAACATCCCAAGCTGGCCTTCCGGCCAGTTCCAGGTAATGCCCCATTGATCCTTCCATATCTTACCATAGTTGAATTCAACACCCATGGGAACTTCCATGATTAAATTCATAAACTCATATTGATTGACAAACCGGTCAGGATTTCCGCCTCGAATAGTTTCCAATAAATTTTGTCTCTTAGTGAGCATAGACTCGTCCCCCCTAATTTCTTTAATCAAGATTAAAACATAGATATCAATTATATTTGAAAATTTCTTTCATTCGTAATGGTTTCTCGATCATCATGAATGACGTTTTAGTTTTTAACTAATTCAACCGCTTTAACAGCAGCACTTCCGGCATCTGGAGCAAATCCGTCCGCACCGATTTCTGTGGCGAATTCCTGGGTCACCGGCGCTCCGCCCACGATGACTTTGAATCCGGGAAGTCCGCTGCCTTTAATGGTCTGTACAGCTTCCTTCAACGCAGGCATGGTGGTGGTCAGAAGACCGGAGCAAGCGACTAAGGTGACGTTTTGATTTTCTTTGATGGCTTCGATCCATCTGTCTGCCGGGACATCAACTCCGAGGTCAACCATGGTGAAGCCGGCGCTTTCGATCATCATGGAAACGAGGTTTTTACCGATATCGTGCAGGTCGCCTGCGACAGTGCCGATAATGCAGGTGCCTAAAGAGTTGGAGCTGTCTCCAGCCATTAACGGTTTTAAGACGTCAACGCCTTTAGCCATGGCTTTAGCAGCCATCAGCATTTCCGGAACAAAGATTTCGCCGGTGGAGAATTTGTCGCCGACAACGCTCATGGAATCAACCATGCCCTGAAGAATGTCTTTGGCTGCACTGCCTTCGTCTAATGCTTCCTGTACCAGACCCGGTACCAGTTTCGTTTTCCCTGCTTCTACCATTGCTTTGACTTCATCGATTTTTGCCATTTTTAAAAGTCCCCCTTAAATATATTTATTTATTTTGAGTTGGAATGCCCATTTTCATACAACATTATTTCTTCTGCCCGAATTTGGATTCTCTGAAGGCACCGATGTATTCCATGCAGTATTCGTCCTGACCCATCAGCGCTTCTGTGGCAAAGATCATCCCTAAGAGGTCCTGATTGGTCGGGTCGATGATACCGCTGTCCATACCGGCATTCATGGCCAGTACGAGGAAAGCCTGATTGACGAGCTTCCGTGCGGGCAGATTGAAGGAGACGTTGCTGCAGCCGCCGGTAATATGAATGGCCGGGTATTGTCGTTTGATTTCTTTCATGACGTCGACGATCATATTGATGCCGTCTTCGGATGTGCAAAGCATTTCAACCAGCGGGTCGATGTGGAGACGCGAAGGGGCAATGCCGAATTCTTTCGCCCGTTTCATGATGTTGGTGAAGACTTCGAGACGTTTTTCCGCCGTCTTGGAGATGCCGCTGTCATCATTGAGCAGCGCGACGCATTCCCATTTGGTATCCGCGATGATCGGGAAAATAACGTCGATCTTGTTGCCTTCGCCGGATACGGAGTTAATCAGCCCCGGGCGTTTGCAGAACGGAATGGCAGCAACGATGGCCTGTTCATTGGGGCTATCGATGCAAATTGGGGTATCGGTCACTTCCTGAACCAGGTCGATGAGCCATTTCAGGGTCTCAACTTCGAGGCTGACATCGGTGGATGCGCAGACGTCGATGAAATTAGCTCCGGCATCGGTCTGGATTTTGGCCAGGTTGCGGATGAAATCTGCATTCTTTTCCGCGATGGCTTTGGCGACGGATGGAATCGCGCCGTTGATTTTTTCGCCAATGATGATCATGTACAAACTCCTTACTTTTTTTTATTTTACATATAGCACTCAAATTAAATAATATTCTTGAGCGATTATATTTTAAGCTTTCTATTTTCAATTATCTATTATCTTTGTTAATCGAATCATCAACCACAAGGTTGATAATTCATACTACAAACAAGATTGTAGGGTTTACTAATTGATAATTTAAACAATAGAAACTAAAATAATAAGATAACATATAATCGGAGGCATAATATGAATATTTTACAAATGAAGCAATTTAAAGTGATTGCTGAATATGAGAACATCACAAAAGCTGCTGAAATACTATTTATTTCTGCCTCTGCGCTTCATAAAGTTTTGCACTCCATTGAAGAAGAACTTGGCTGTGAACTGTTTGATAGAATAGGTAGAAATATTAAACTCAATGGTCATGGAAGGAAACTTTTATATTTTATCAATAATATTATTGATAATTACGAGCAAATTTATCAGTATTTTGATACATTTGAAAAGCCTCCCAAAACTTTAAAATGCATTATCAGCGCTACCTTTTTGAATATACTCATGTTTCGTTACTACCAGAAGTACCCGAATGCCCCTATTGCGGCAGAGATTTTATCATTTAAAAAAGCGCTTGAATTATTGCTTAATGCCAAAGCGGATATCATTTTTACCGATAATTTCAGTCTTGAAGAGGCAAACAGTAGTTTATTAAAAGAGGAAAACCAAAATATTTCGAAATTCTATTTACTAAAGAATGACCTGTATCTAATTGCGCCACCTGACAGTAAATATAAATATCTAAGTGAGATAAATCTTCAAGATTTAGAAAACGATAGATTTATTAGGGTTAATCCCTCTGATCTCAATGCGATTAATTTCAACCAATATATTGACTATATCTGCGCGCGAGAGAATGTGAGGCTAAACTATGTACATCAGTATGATTACGATCACTTTTCAAGAATTGTCAATAACACATCGTTTTTGTTCTTATCCGAATCGTTTCATGCCGCATACTACACAGAAACTCGGCTGGCCAGAAAAATCGTTAAGATTATAACAAAAAGCCAGCCGCAGGAAATATACTTGTGTTATAGAAATGACGATCCGCGTATTTTGCACTTTGTAGAATTTTTAAAGAAAGAATTTTTTTTACTATTTTACCATGCAACAAAAAAATAGTATCGACAGCGTGATGGCAGCAGGGACCCGAATAAAACTAACTCATAGAGCAGATATATGGGTCGGGCCTTGGTGACAAATGGCGTCGATTTCTATATAAGCGGGGAAATTTTTGTTTGCCCACGCATGAAATTCTTTATCTTCCGTCCATGGATAGGTAAAATGGTAATAGACTTGCGGTTAACCGTTTTCTGTATGATCATCATATAGGTATATAATCCAAGTTTTCTGATGTCAAAGGTTGTCCGGCCACAAACAAGGCATCATATACAGCGACAGCATCCTGTGCGCTTCCCGCAACTTCATAAGACAGAGACCCCCCCGCTTTTAAGGGCGGTATTGTCTGTTTGTCCAGAAGAAATATCAAAGCCCGGCTCTTTATCTCGCTTCTGCGTTAGCACAATATAACATATGGGAGAGAAAACTATGTTAGAAAAGTTATTGGAACGGGTTA is a genomic window containing:
- a CDS encoding extracellular solute-binding protein → MRKRWRSLIVFLLAAIIITIVIGSLLLSKNENKQIMQAQVQRKAPVTLKIEVFDRDNAPNSSVTADNNYMTNLIQEEWGTPNNVTINYVAVPRAEEEDKLIEMMASGTAPNIVFVYSKDIYLKFASEGHLTDITDYLNNAKHLKKLTEKNKDDLLINGKYFATGAYRPLVDRHISYIRTDWLKKVGMQKPTTIDQWHAVMKAFKDNNLGGPGNNTIPFGLRMTNYVDNHFGAQHLLWSFVKASDEEIQTLPYLALPGFKDGVRYLNKLYHEGLIDQKLTSYTNEENFYEDIKNGNVGFFTIDTQALYSPNYGNALATLQDKVPGADLEPVECFMNADGEYLKSIYTHQGWFVMIPKTSSPEQVQAAIDFLDWQSSNEGLKLLKWGEPGRHYTLKDGIPTVNIEQKAANDIDRYNSPDYCLMWNGFYNINGNLIYKQIEAADPKYGERNVTEMKIAVQDGFRDYNSNPAFDIIIEAAGKYRESLDQLYLYGLAKLIICQSEDFDYTYDELLNDYLRKGGQEIIDQKKAAYKKSR
- a CDS encoding uroporphyrinogen decarboxylase family protein, with amino-acid sequence MLTKRQNLLETIRGGNPDRFVNQYEFMNLIMEVPMGVEFNYGKIWKDQWGITWNWPEGQLGMFPVHDAEHTVIKDITEWKKYLTIPVVPTSDEAWGPAIAHANSVDRREEYVTGLKIPGIFEMTHHLMGVENALMALYEEPEAMREFIDALTQYELEWAKVMIEKIHPDCLFHHDDWGSQKSTFISPEMFEEFLLPAYKKIYGYYKANGVELIVHHSDSYAASLVPFMIDMGIDIWQGVMTTNNTPELIKQYGGRISFMGQLDSGPIDFPGWTPELVAREVEKVCKECGKLYFIPNLTQGLNFSSFPGVYDAVSKEVDKISKEIF
- a CDS encoding corrinoid protein; amino-acid sequence: MAKIDEVKAMVEAGKTKLVPGLVQEALDEGSAAKDILQGMVDSMSVVGDKFSTGEIFVPEMLMAAKAMAKGVDVLKPLMAGDSSNSLGTCIIGTVAGDLHDIGKNLVSMMIESAGFTMVDLGVDVPADRWIEAIKENQNVTLVACSGLLTTTMPALKEAVQTIKGSGLPGFKVIVGGAPVTQEFATEIGADGFAPDAGSAAVKAVELVKN
- a CDS encoding methyltetrahydrofolate cobalamin methyltransferase: MIIIGEKINGAIPSVAKAIAEKNADFIRNLAKIQTDAGANFIDVCASTDVSLEVETLKWLIDLVQEVTDTPICIDSPNEQAIVAAIPFCKRPGLINSVSGEGNKIDVIFPIIADTKWECVALLNDDSGISKTAEKRLEVFTNIMKRAKEFGIAPSRLHIDPLVEMLCTSEDGINMIVDVMKEIKRQYPAIHITGGCSNVSFNLPARKLVNQAFLVLAMNAGMDSGIIDPTNQDLLGMIFATEALMGQDEYCMEYIGAFRESKFGQKK
- a CDS encoding LysR family transcriptional regulator → MNILQMKQFKVIAEYENITKAAEILFISASALHKVLHSIEEELGCELFDRIGRNIKLNGHGRKLLYFINNIIDNYEQIYQYFDTFEKPPKTLKCIISATFLNILMFRYYQKYPNAPIAAEILSFKKALELLLNAKADIIFTDNFSLEEANSSLLKEENQNISKFYLLKNDLYLIAPPDSKYKYLSEINLQDLENDRFIRVNPSDLNAINFNQYIDYICARENVRLNYVHQYDYDHFSRIVNNTSFLFLSESFHAAYYTETRLARKIVKIITKSQPQEIYLCYRNDDPRILHFVEFLKKEFFLLFYHATKK